The Triticum urartu cultivar G1812 chromosome 6, Tu2.1, whole genome shotgun sequence genome includes the window AAAAAAATGAACCATGGCAACTTTATTGTTTGCAGCATGGTAGATTTTTTTTCAACCATGGCAATTGTTTTCTATTTGTTTGGACCATGGCTACCTTTTATTTTTTAGACCATGCCAAAGTTATATTATGTACCATGGCAAATTTATTTCTATGGCCATGGAATTTTTATTATTTGAACCATGGCAAATTCATACTTCATAACATGGCACAAAAAAGTATGAACCATGGCAAGTTTATTATTTGCACCATGGCTATTTTCTTTTTCAACCATGGCAAAATTATACCGTGGACCATGCCATTTTTTATTATTTTCAAACATGGGAAACTGTTTTGTGTTTTACATCGTCATGTCTACACCACCATGGAAACTTTTATCGCGCATATCGTTCCCAAATTCTGTTCTTGTTGTAACTTTTTAAAAAATACAACAAATTTGTTGAATAGAGCATGCTAAAAAAATTGTGCACCATGGGAAGTTTTGGTAAAAAAATCATGTGATCATTAGATGCAGTATGGTTATTTGCCATGCTTCTAGAGAACATGTTTTCCTTAATTTTTGTGCCATGTGAGTGATTTTACAACATACAATTAATCATGTTTTCATGGCAATTATAGTTTTTCAATATTGGCAGTTATTATTTTTTGTTTTCATAACATTTTTAATTTGTTGGATCATTTTTATCATTGAAAAAATATATTAAAACCTTGTTGGCATATTTTTTTGTCGTGTAGGTTTTTTTTTTATTTTGTAGTTGAGCAGTGACATTTCTGTAGGGATTTGTTTCCTTTTTATAGTATCATATGGTGTCGGCGCGTTTCGTTCTGACGTCCAAATTCTCTTCAAGAATGTGATGGCTTATCAGACCCCATTCGAGGGTAAGTACATACTTAACCGTATGTATTGATGATTCCTTTACCTAACTAGTATTAAGTTTGTAAAAACATGTGTTTTATCAGTAGAGATGATGGATCTCTCGATCGTTCCATTTACCGGCCACCCATCGCGCCGTACCCTGTACTACTGTACGCGCCCCCATACGTCTCGCTCGTACACGTGGCAGCCGTCCCTCAGCGTCCTGCCCGTGGGCCCACGGCCCGAGTCACCCACAATTATTCAGCGTACCGCTCCCGCTTGATTTTGTTTTCCGGCCTCCGCTTTATAAGCACGGGAATCCCCCAGCCCCAGGCACGCACCGCACGGAGAGGAGGCACGCCTCGGCCAAATCATACTCAGCCAGGAGAGAAGAGTCCCCCGCCCGCCCCCTTTCTCCTCCCCCGAGCTCCCGCTCCCGAGGAGCTCCTCTGCCATGGCGCCCCCTCTCTCCTCCTGGCCATGGGCGAGCCTGGGCATATACAAGGCACGCGCCGAGCACCTCCTTGCTCACCCTTATCACCGTGCCAATGTTTTCCTCGTTGACTGACATCTTCGTTGTGCTGCAACTGCATGATTGACGGACGGACGCGCGCGCAGTACTTCCTGCTGGGCCCGCTGGTGTGGAAGGTGGCGCAGGAGTGGGCGGAGCAGGGCGGCGCGCCGCTGGGCTCGCCGTGGCTGCACCTGCTGGCGCTCTTCTCCGCCCGCGGGCTGACCTACCAGTTCTGGTTCTCCTACAGCAACATGCTCttcctcacccgccgccgccgcgtcgtCCCCGACGGCGTCGACTTCCGCCAGGTCGACCACGAGTGGGACTGGTAACCACactcctctccccctccccctcctcctcctcctcgagctcgcTCGCTCGATCCGCACGCGGCCTGCATGCCGGTAGGTAACTCGGTAACAAGCTCCGGTAGTTCGCTGCCTCGCTCGCCGGGTTTTCCTGAGGTCGCTGCCTCAACGCGAACCGCGTGGGCCTGGGTAAGAAGCTACTACAGTACAGGAGTATTTATTTAAGTGCAGCACGACAGTTAGTTTATGGCGCCATTGAATGCAActcccccgcaaaaaaaaaagaatgCAACTCCGACCTATAAACCGAGCAGTTCTGCGTCAAGCCGTCCGGAATGTTCCTTGCGTCCGGAGTCTAGACTCCGCCGAGCCAAAGAGATGTTGGACACGTCGGGCGCTCCGGCAATCGCCATGGCACTCTCCAACCGCCATGACGTTTCCCAAGCCCCCTTTTCCCGGTCAATATGTCACGCCGCCGAAACATGTTCATTGTTTGAACATTACTAGTCAATATGTACGTGCAATCTATTTAATTTAGAAATACATTAATTATatgcggatattaagtaggatattttttgcgtgttattatgtgattaacacaagcgctcatatacacgcgcatacactcattcctatgaacgcacacacgcacaccctaccccactgaaagcgcatcgccgaaaatcctgaaataaattcaggaataatgcgagcatcAGGATTTAAACCttggtgggttggggataccactgttcacctaaccaactcaaccacaaGTTGATTCTCGTCGGCACACACATTTCTGATAAGATGACCCGGCAGCAGCTAGTAAAAGCCGGACTTTCAAAAAAAAAAGCTAGTAAAAGCCGGTAAAATGGTGTATAGTTTATCTCGGTAGTATTAATACTTTCCTGAGATATGAAATGATTTTTTTTCTTGCTGTGTTGGACCCACCCGCAGGGATAACTTCCTGGTGTTGCAAACGCTGATTGGTGCGGCGCTGGTCAACGGCCCGCTGCCCCTCCTCCCGGGACTGAAGGATCTCCGCGTGTGGGACCCGCGCGGGCTGGGCATCGCGCTGCTGCTGCATGTGGGCTTCTCAGAGCCCGTGTTCTACTGGGCCCACCGGGCCCTGCACGGGGCCCCGCTCTTCGGCCGGTACCACGCCGGCCACCACTCCACGCCGGTGACCCAACCACTGACAGGTACGTATGTAACGTACGCGGTAGTACGCGGCAGCGAAGCATGGTTGCAGGATCGCGGCCGCAGAGCCGGGCCGGGCAGAGCTCCGGCCAACCCAGCCCAACCAAACAGCCCCAGTGGCAAAAAAAGAAGCGACAAAGCATGTGTGCCCGGGCTGCATGCAAGCCCCGTCTTTTTTCTCTGATTCGTGACATGCGCCAGACACCAGTGCCAACCGCATTGTGCCACGATATTCTCCGTCGTAGGAGTATACGTTTTTACCATGCACGCAGCCTTGCGGCGTCAATAGTTACCGTGCATGGTAACAATGCAGCATCAATCAAGTATTTccatatgtgaccaagttttattggtcttgtttggtggcagctggATTCGGCACGCCGTTGGAGGCCCTGCTGCTGACGCTGACGATGGGGGTCCCGCTGGCAGGGGCCTTCCTGATGGGGGCTGGGTCCCTGGGCCTGGTCTACGTGCACCTCCTCACCTTCGACTATCTTCGGAGCATGGGGTACAGCAACGTGGAGGTCATCTCCCACAGGGTCTTCGAGGCCGTTCCCCCGCTCCGATACCTCATCTACACCCCGACGTGAGTCGAAAACCTTTTCTTGTTTACAGTACAATAAGCACACAATCATTTGACAGTAATTTCCTCGCGTGTGGTAATTTCTTTTGCTCCCCGCTGCCGCCTGCACGTGACACACTCACACCAGCCATCCATTATCCGTTGCAGAGTACAGTAAAGCTGCTGCAATCACGTTGCAGAGCACAGTAACTAAGGTCGATTGCCGTTGTGCTAATGCAAACGTAATGCTTTTGCTGTATGCAGGTATCTGAGCCTGCACCACAGGGAGAAGGACTCCAACTTCTGCCTGTTCATGCCGCTCTTCGACCTCCTGGGCGGCACCCTAAACTCCAAGTCATGGGAGCTGCAGAAggagatctacaagggtacgcGATTGCTAATCACCCGAGGGCCCCCTACACTCATCAATTTTATTCTCGCGCAGTAGCGATAGGAGTAGTACGTGTACGAACGAACTAGCTGGACTACTGGAGCATAGTAACATTAATGAGGCATGCATAATTGCATATGCATGCATGTGTTGCCCTCTTGCGTTGGTCCCGTTCAGCACTTCATTAACCAACTAATCAAGCAGTGGCCGGCCGGCAGGCGTGTGCTCTGTGAACTTCTTGTAGTGATTAACGGCCGGGCGTTCGTGTGTGGGCGTGCAGGGAAGAACGATGGGGTGCCGGAGTTCGTGTTCCTGGTGCACGTGGTGGACATCATGTCGTCGATGCACGTCCCGTTCGTGCTGCGCTCCATCTCGTCGGTGCCGTTCGAGAACCACCTCATCCTGCTGCCCTTCTGGCCCGTGGCCCTGGTCTACGGGATGCTCATGTGGTGCTGCTCCAAGACCTTCCTCGTCAGCTTCTACTACCTCCGCGGCCGGCTCCACCAGACCTGGAGCGTGCCCCGCCACGGCTTCCAGTACTTCATCCCGGCCGCCAAGGCCGGCATCAACCGCCAGATCGAGCTCGCCATCCTCCGCGCCGACCGGATGGGCGTCAAGGTCCTCAGCCTCGCCGCCCTCAACAAGGTATCCACCGCGTGCATGCACTGCGCCATCCGTCTCTCCATTAATGAGTGAAGCCACATCTTCTTTTCGTTAGGTGTTGGTTGCGAGTCTTGAGAACAGATAGAGGCTACGGTGCAACCACCCCCCGTGCCTCTTTGCTGCTGGCCTGTCCGTGTCTGGTTGGCCGGCGCCCCGCGGCGGTGGTGTGCGGCACAGTGCTCCGCCACTGCTGGTGCTAGGTAGGAGAGTGGTGGCACTCAATCAGACGGGAGATCGGTAGGCATGTGAGCGCATTGAAGAGCGGCAATGGCGAATGGCGGGCGGGCCTAGTCGTCGGCGACGACGCAAAGCGCGCGGCGCATGGGAGAAGTACTACTAGTACTGTGCAGTTGAGATCGGGATCGGGAGGTCGGCCATGGAGAGGCACATTACTGTGTCGTTGGCAGGAATAGCACCCCATGCGCGCGCTAGCTAGCAAAGGTGGCCAACTTGTCCTTGCCGTTCCCGCGCTTCCATGTGCCGGCGACAGCGCTGCGGCTGCGAGTGGGCCACGGAGCCATCTATCTATCCATCGGTGGCCGGCCCGGCCGATCTGGGGGCGTTTGCCGTGGAGCGCTGTGGCGCGGCTTCTTTATCCTGTCCTGGTGCGCTCACGTGGCCCAATCGCGGCGCGTGATTTCAGTGTCtggtgcatgcatgcatgcctgCCGTGGAGAAGCACTGTGCGTGGATCGGGGGGCACAGGGCTTGCAGAGAGCAGGCCAGGCCCGGCGAAGAGTGGAGTCGGCCTGCGCCGTCCGAGTGGTCGCGCGTGGGTTGGGTTGGGTTGGTTGCTGCCAAGATCTCTGCGTGGATTCGGCGGCCTGGTCCCGCGCGAGGCCTGGGCTGTGCCTGTCAGCCTGTGCCGTGCTGAACGAACGGAGGCCGGCAGATAAGTCGGTACAGTGTACCTCTGTATTGCTGTACCTGCACAATTCCAAGCTGTTCACAGTGACGGGTTTATACGACAACAGTCCTCCC containing:
- the LOC125517159 gene encoding very-long-chain aldehyde decarbonylase GL1-2-like codes for the protein MAPPLSSWPWASLGIYKYFLLGPLVWKVAQEWAEQGGAPLGSPWLHLLALFSARGLTYQFWFSYSNMLFLTRRRRVVPDGVDFRQVDHEWDWDNFLVLQTLIGAALVNGPLPLLPGLKDLRVWDPRGLGIALLLHVGFSEPVFYWAHRALHGAPLFGRYHAGHHSTPVTQPLTAGFGTPLEALLLTLTMGVPLAGAFLMGAGSLGLVYVHLLTFDYLRSMGYSNVEVISHRVFEAVPPLRYLIYTPTYLSLHHREKDSNFCLFMPLFDLLGGTLNSKSWELQKEIYKGKNDGVPEFVFLVHVVDIMSSMHVPFVLRSISSVPFENHLILLPFWPVALVYGMLMWCCSKTFLVSFYYLRGRLHQTWSVPRHGFQYFIPAAKAGINRQIELAILRADRMGVKVLSLAALNKNEALNGGGTLFVDKHPDLRVRVVHGNTLTAAVILNEIPSNTKEVFLTGATSKLGRAIALYLCRKKIRVIMLTMSSERFLKIQREAPAEFQQYLVQVTKYQAAQNCKTWLVGKWLSPREQRWAPPGTHFHQFVVPPIIGFRRDCTYGKLAAMRLPKDVQGLGSCEYSMERGVVHACHAGGVVHFLEGWEHHEVGALDVDRIDVVWKAALKHGLTPV